CCACCGCTTTGGCCCTGCTGCGGCCTGGTCCCTCCAGCAATCCGAACTGTGGGACCTTGCCCGCGCGATCCCCGCAGGCCTCCGCCTGCCCCGCTGGGCCCGCTCGCAGGGCGGCCCGTGGAACCACACCGGCCACCGTATTATCTTCCGCCACTGGGACCATACCGGCCAGGCCGTCTCCCTCCGCGCCCGCTCCATCGACCCATCTGTGACCCCGAAATCCCTGGCCCCATCCGGCTACACCGTCAAGGGTCTGGTCCTCGCCGACCCGCTCGCCCAGCAACTCCTCGGCGGTGTCTGCCCCAGCTGGTGGCAGCCGCGCCAGGTCATCGTGGCCGAAGGCGAACCCGACTGGCTGCTCTGGGCCCTGCGCCAGCCTGAGACAGACGAGCAGGGTCCCGCCGTCCTCGGCGTCGAGGCCGGCGCCTGGTCCCCGCAGATCGCCGCCCGCATTCCTACCGGAGCTTCGGTCGTCATCCGCACCCACCACGACGAGCCCGGCAGGCGCTACGCCCAACAGATCGCGGCCTCCCTCCTGGGACGCTGCCGCATCTTCCGCTCCAGCACGGGAGAGGAGGTGTCGCAGTGAAGGACGACAACGACCGTCTCCTCGAAGGCACTCTTCCGCAGGACCCGTTCGCCGATGCCGAACCCCTCAACCCGGACACGCCGGAAGCGACCACCGACGAGAACCCCGCCTGGCCCGATCCCCTGCCCATCGGCCCCGTGGCCAACGTCCCGGCCTTCCCCGTGGACACCCTGCCTCCCTGGCTGCGGAACTGGGTCACCGCCCTGGCTACGGCTCTGCAATGCCCTGTCGACCTACCCGCCATGCTCGGCCTCGCCGTGCTGGCCCTTTGCGGCGCGAAGAGGTACCAGGTCCACGTGGCCCAGGGCTGGGACGAGCCCCTGAACCTCTACGTCGCCGTTGCCCTGAAGCCCGGCGAGTCCAAGAGCC
The genomic region above belongs to bacterium and contains:
- a CDS encoding DUF3987 domain-containing protein, which produces MKDDNDRLLEGTLPQDPFADAEPLNPDTPEATTDENPAWPDPLPIGPVANVPAFPVDTLPPWLRNWVTALATALQCPVDLPAMLGLAVLALCGAKRYQVHVAQGWDEPLNLYVAVALKPGESKSPAFAAAIRPVSRFVAEERKRTDPEIRAAMARADVAAKRTDHLKTRAAKASAPEEYAKSLALVEEAVLEQGAIEVPVPLRLVLDDVTAESLEAVLRQQGGRIALMSDSGAPTLR